A portion of the Microcoleus sp. FACHB-831 genome contains these proteins:
- a CDS encoding ribulose bisphosphate carboxylase small subunit: protein MSYYISPRFLDKLAVHITKNYLDLPGVRVPLLLGVHGRKGEGKSFQCELVFEKMGIEAVHMSAGELESPDAGDPARLIRLRYREAAEFIKVRGKMCVLMINDLDAGAGRMDKGTQYTVNTQMVNGTLMNIADNPTDVQLPGSYDSTPLHRVPIIVTGNDLSTLYAPLIRDGRMDKFFWEPNREEKIGIVKGIFSEDNLPSSDIEQLVDKFPNQAVDFFSALRSRIYDEQIRQFIHDIGFERVSVRVVNSVDGPPEFPKPNFKLPRLIEFGNVMRQEQQRVEDMKLSQEYNHSSQFGDVGGRDSARVTSIPQESYKAVTRNELANEPTKSHNPDKVKGSGSSNGHAKLSSEVLEHVENLLSGGYNIGIEYVDRRRFRTNSWKSCPTISDTDRRQAIAAVESCLAEHSGDYIRLIGIDPKAKRRVMEKIIQRPDV, encoded by the coding sequence ATGAGCTATTACATTTCTCCCCGCTTTCTAGATAAACTCGCAGTTCATATCACCAAAAATTACTTAGATCTCCCTGGTGTAAGAGTCCCTCTACTTCTGGGAGTTCATGGGCGCAAAGGTGAGGGAAAATCTTTTCAATGCGAGTTAGTATTTGAGAAAATGGGCATCGAAGCTGTCCATATGTCTGCTGGCGAATTAGAAAGTCCTGATGCTGGAGATCCAGCGCGATTAATTCGGTTGCGCTATCGGGAAGCTGCTGAGTTTATCAAGGTGCGCGGCAAAATGTGCGTGCTGATGATCAACGACTTAGATGCTGGCGCTGGGCGTATGGATAAAGGCACTCAATATACTGTAAATACTCAGATGGTTAACGGCACTCTGATGAATATTGCCGATAACCCTACAGATGTGCAACTTCCCGGCAGTTATGACTCAACGCCTCTACATCGCGTGCCAATTATTGTTACTGGGAATGACTTATCGACCCTATACGCACCGTTGATTCGCGATGGTAGGATGGACAAGTTTTTCTGGGAACCCAATCGAGAGGAGAAGATTGGAATTGTTAAGGGGATTTTCTCAGAAGATAATCTTCCTAGCAGCGATATTGAACAACTTGTTGATAAATTCCCCAATCAAGCAGTTGATTTCTTTAGCGCCCTGCGATCGCGCATCTATGACGAACAAATTCGTCAGTTCATCCACGACATAGGCTTTGAGCGCGTTTCTGTTCGCGTAGTCAACAGTGTTGATGGCCCGCCCGAATTCCCCAAGCCTAATTTCAAACTGCCTCGCTTAATCGAATTTGGCAACGTGATGAGGCAAGAACAGCAGCGCGTTGAGGACATGAAACTATCACAAGAATACAATCACTCGTCGCAATTTGGCGATGTTGGTGGTAGAGATTCTGCGAGGGTTACATCTATACCCCAAGAAAGCTATAAGGCTGTTACTCGGAATGAGTTGGCGAATGAACCGACTAAATCTCATAACCCAGACAAGGTTAAGGGTTCTGGTAGTAGTAACGGTCATGCAAAACTAAGTTCAGAAGTTTTGGAACATGTGGAAAATCTACTGAGTGGGGGTTATAACATTGGTATCGAGTATGTAGATCGGCGACGATTTCGGACTAATTCTTGGAAAAGTTGTCCAACTATTTCGGACACCGATCGCAGACAAGCGATCGCGGCTGTGGAAAGTTGTCTCGCAGAACACTCTGGCGATTATATCCGCTTGATTGGTATCGACCCCAAAGCCAAACGACGGGTTATGGAGAAGATTATCCAGCGCCCGGATGTGTAA
- a CDS encoding ribulose bisphosphate carboxylase small subunit yields MKTLPKERRYETLSYLPPLSDSQINKQVQYILDQGYIPAVEFSESSAPEMHYWTLWKLPLFNAGTPTEVLNEVKACRSEYSNSYIRVVGFDNVKQCQVLSFIVHKPR; encoded by the coding sequence ATGAAAACTCTACCAAAAGAGCGTCGCTACGAAACCCTTTCATACTTGCCACCCCTCAGCGATAGCCAGATTAACAAGCAAGTGCAGTACATTCTGGATCAGGGCTACATCCCCGCTGTAGAATTCAGCGAAAGCTCCGCACCAGAAATGCACTATTGGACTCTGTGGAAGCTTCCTTTGTTCAACGCTGGAACTCCTACCGAAGTACTCAATGAAGTAAAAGCTTGCCGTTCTGAGTATTCCAACTCCTACATCCGGGTCGTGGGTTTCGATAACGTGAAGCAGTGCCAAGTTCTCAGCTTCATCGTTCACAAGCCACGCTAG
- a CDS encoding chaperonin family protein RbcX encodes MDLKQVAKDTTKVLNSYLTYQALRIVLAQLSETNPPLALWLHSFSGNNSVQDGEAFLQALLREKQELAIRIMTVREHMAEEVLDFLPEMVLASIQQGNMEHRRQHLEKMTHLTVGEPSPHPVQQPDSEPNQDNISG; translated from the coding sequence ATGGATCTTAAACAAGTTGCGAAAGACACCACCAAGGTGCTGAACAGCTACCTGACCTATCAAGCCTTGCGGATTGTTCTTGCTCAGTTGAGCGAAACAAATCCTCCCTTAGCACTCTGGCTGCATAGCTTTTCTGGAAACAACAGCGTTCAAGATGGAGAAGCTTTTCTGCAAGCGTTACTGCGGGAAAAACAAGAGCTGGCAATTCGGATAATGACCGTGAGAGAACACATGGCGGAGGAAGTCTTAGACTTCTTACCGGAGATGGTTCTCGCCAGCATTCAGCAAGGCAATATGGAACATCGGCGGCAGCATCTGGAGAAAATGACGCACCTCACTGTCGGCGAACCCAGCCCCCATCCTGTACAGCAACCGGATTCTGAGCCTAATCAAGATAATATTTCTGGTTAG
- a CDS encoding form I ribulose bisphosphate carboxylase large subunit codes for MSYSQTKTQSKTGYQAGVKDYRLTYYTPDYTPKDTDILAAFRVTPQPGVPPEEAGAAVAAESSTGTWTTVWTDLLTDLDRYKGRCYDIEPVPGEDNQYICYVAYPLDLFEEGSVTNMLTSIVGNVFGFKALRALRLEDLRIPVAYLKTFQGPPHGITVERDKLNKYGRPLLGCTIKPKLGLSAKNYGRAVYECLRGGLDFTKDDENINSQPFMRWRDRFLFVQEAIEKAQAETGEIKGHYLNVTAPTCEEMMERAEFAKELKTPIIMHDYLTGGFTANTTLAKWCRRNGILLHIHRAMHAVIDRQKNHGIHFRVLAKCLRMSGGDHLHSGTVVGKLEGEKGITMGFVDLMREDYVEQDRARGIFFTQDWASMPGVMPVASGGIHVWHMPALVEIFGDDSCLQFGGGTLGHPWGNAPGATANRVALEACIQARNEGRNLMREGGDVIREACKWSPELATACELWKEIKFEFEAMDTL; via the coding sequence ATGTCTTACTCACAAACCAAAACTCAGTCTAAAACTGGGTATCAAGCCGGGGTAAAAGATTATCGCCTCACTTATTACACGCCTGATTACACACCTAAAGATACAGATATTCTGGCCGCCTTCCGCGTAACGCCTCAGCCTGGAGTACCGCCCGAAGAAGCGGGTGCTGCTGTGGCTGCTGAGTCTTCCACAGGTACATGGACAACTGTGTGGACAGACCTGCTGACCGACCTAGACCGTTACAAAGGCCGTTGCTACGACATCGAGCCAGTTCCCGGCGAAGATAACCAGTATATTTGCTACGTTGCCTATCCTCTAGATTTGTTCGAGGAAGGTTCTGTCACAAACATGCTTACCTCGATCGTAGGTAACGTGTTTGGATTCAAAGCTTTGCGTGCCCTGCGCTTGGAAGACTTGCGGATTCCTGTCGCTTACCTGAAGACCTTCCAAGGCCCTCCTCACGGTATCACCGTTGAGCGCGACAAATTGAACAAGTACGGTCGTCCTCTGTTGGGTTGTACGATTAAGCCCAAGTTGGGCTTGTCTGCTAAGAACTACGGTCGTGCAGTATACGAATGTCTGCGCGGCGGTTTGGACTTCACCAAAGACGACGAAAACATCAACTCACAGCCATTCATGCGCTGGCGCGATCGCTTCCTGTTCGTTCAAGAAGCCATCGAGAAAGCTCAAGCTGAAACAGGTGAAATCAAGGGCCACTACCTGAACGTTACTGCCCCGACCTGCGAAGAAATGATGGAGCGTGCTGAGTTCGCTAAAGAACTTAAAACACCAATCATCATGCACGACTACCTGACTGGTGGCTTCACAGCTAACACCACATTGGCTAAGTGGTGCCGCCGCAACGGTATCCTGCTGCACATCCACCGCGCTATGCACGCAGTTATCGACCGTCAGAAGAATCATGGTATCCACTTCCGCGTGTTGGCTAAGTGCTTGCGGATGTCTGGTGGCGACCACCTGCACTCTGGAACCGTCGTCGGTAAACTAGAAGGCGAAAAAGGCATCACCATGGGCTTCGTCGATTTGATGCGCGAAGACTATGTTGAACAAGACCGCGCACGCGGTATCTTCTTCACCCAAGACTGGGCTTCCATGCCTGGTGTAATGCCAGTTGCTTCCGGTGGTATCCACGTATGGCACATGCCAGCACTGGTAGAAATCTTCGGCGATGATTCCTGCTTGCAGTTCGGTGGTGGTACTCTGGGACACCCCTGGGGTAACGCTCCTGGCGCAACTGCAAACCGCGTCGCTTTGGAAGCTTGTATCCAAGCTCGTAACGAAGGCCGCAACCTCATGCGCGAAGGTGGCGACGTTATCCGCGAAGCTTGCAAGTGGAGTCCTGAGTTGGCCACTGCCTGCGAACTGTGGAAGGAAATCAAGTTCGAGTTCGAGGCAATGGACACCCTGTAG
- a CDS encoding two-component regulator propeller domain-containing protein → MKLINVRIGLFITTALLGLAALPIGGKISNTEGLGNDGRVLAQTTNDNSPFYAPNPPPPRKDPLPAERARQEATPTKADFRISSLQADYSGDLWVGSWQGLSRINPNTGRVVARINLPNYTLGALSQDKVGRIWVGTYEGLLRVDPRSNEVTAQNIALPSNRVLSLLIDKRGYLWVGSDRGLSLISPDQGLLMTTLQDLPGVSANALTLDQKGQLWVGTLEGLVQVDTASALIRHRISSVPGTVVQALATDNQGMLWAGTPNSLLVIDPNTRQVMRSITALQERNVTSVRFAKDGSVWVGTDNGLVKINPSTGDLLGQISGLPSSRIMSLATDVGNKLWVGTSEGLAWVSLTTGVVKPHLAFIRERPADY, encoded by the coding sequence ATGAAACTTATTAACGTGCGTATAGGATTATTTATCACTACAGCGCTGCTAGGGTTGGCAGCTTTGCCAATAGGTGGAAAAATCTCCAACACAGAGGGATTGGGCAATGACGGACGAGTCTTGGCTCAAACAACCAACGACAATTCTCCATTTTACGCACCTAACCCACCGCCGCCCAGAAAAGACCCGTTGCCAGCAGAACGCGCAAGACAAGAAGCCACACCAACAAAAGCTGATTTTCGCATCAGTTCATTGCAAGCGGATTATTCAGGGGATCTCTGGGTTGGTTCGTGGCAGGGGCTATCTCGGATTAACCCCAATACTGGAAGAGTTGTAGCCCGCATTAATCTACCCAACTACACCCTTGGTGCGTTAAGTCAAGACAAAGTGGGACGGATTTGGGTAGGGACATACGAGGGTCTGTTGCGAGTAGACCCCCGCAGCAATGAAGTAACGGCGCAAAATATCGCTTTACCGTCTAATCGCGTGTTGTCGCTGTTGATAGACAAGCGGGGTTATCTATGGGTGGGGAGCGATCGCGGCCTTTCCCTCATCAGCCCCGACCAGGGATTATTGATGACAACCCTACAAGATCTACCAGGTGTAAGCGCCAACGCCCTTACCCTAGACCAAAAAGGTCAACTGTGGGTTGGAACGCTAGAAGGTCTGGTACAAGTGGATACAGCCAGCGCCTTAATCCGCCATCGCATCAGCAGCGTACCAGGCACAGTAGTTCAAGCCCTTGCTACTGATAATCAAGGTATGCTTTGGGCCGGAACCCCCAACAGCTTGCTTGTCATTGACCCAAACACTCGTCAAGTAATGCGTTCTATTACCGCATTGCAAGAGCGTAACGTTACATCTGTGCGCTTTGCTAAAGATGGTAGCGTTTGGGTGGGTACGGATAACGGCTTGGTGAAAATCAATCCCTCGACAGGCGATCTTCTCGGTCAGATTTCTGGTTTGCCCTCAAGTCGGATTATGTCTCTGGCGACTGACGTTGGCAATAAATTATGGGTGGGAACCAGTGAAGGATTAGCCTGGGTAAGTTTAACCACTGGGGTTGTGAAACCGCATTTGGCATTTATCAGAGAAAGACCAGCGGACTATTAA